The following are encoded together in the Coleofasciculus sp. FACHB-T130 genome:
- a CDS encoding alternative oxidase — translation MIRLLVSFLEFILKTFYQERWYARFYVLETIARVPCFAYLSVLHLYESLGAWPYADWIKVHFAESWNELHHLRIIEALGGGKSWSDRMIARIGVLAYYWILVFVYMIAPRSAYYFNQLVEEGAYHTYDKFLTDHEAELKTQPAPQIAIDYYHEGDLYMFDDFQISHTPRERRPKIENLYDVFVAIRNDEKEHITTMIACQQPDAKEKIKSPHSPEFKPSSEES, via the coding sequence ATGATTCGTTTACTCGTTAGTTTCTTAGAATTTATTTTAAAAACTTTTTACCAAGAGCGATGGTATGCAAGATTTTATGTCTTGGAAACGATCGCTCGCGTTCCTTGTTTTGCTTATTTATCGGTTCTTCATCTCTATGAAAGTCTCGGCGCGTGGCCTTATGCTGATTGGATCAAGGTTCACTTTGCTGAGTCCTGGAATGAGTTGCATCATCTCCGCATCATCGAAGCATTGGGTGGGGGGAAATCGTGGAGCGATCGCATGATTGCTCGGATTGGCGTCCTGGCTTACTACTGGATTCTAGTCTTTGTATACATGATTGCTCCCAGATCGGCTTACTACTTTAATCAGTTAGTCGAAGAAGGTGCTTACCACACCTACGATAAATTTCTAACAGATCATGAGGCTGAACTCAAAACTCAGCCAGCTCCACAGATAGCAATTGATTACTACCACGAGGGCGATCTTTACATGTTTGATGATTTTCAAATCTCTCATACACCAAGGGAGCGTCGCCCAAAAATTGAGAATCTTTACGATGTGTTCGTTGCCATCCGCAATGACGAAAAAGAACACATCACAACCATGATTGCCTGCCAGCAACCAGACGCAAAAGAAAAAATTAAAAGCCCCCATTCCCCTGAATTTAAGCCCTCATCTGAAGAGAGTTAA
- a CDS encoding DUF1816 domain-containing protein encodes MALLKTIKEVLTGFAQGLRMSWWVEIATTEPRCIYYFGPFHNSAEAATACPGYIEDIQSEKAGGIEVTIKRCKPSVLTMCEEEVN; translated from the coding sequence ATGGCACTGCTCAAAACAATCAAAGAGGTCTTGACAGGATTTGCACAAGGTCTCCGGATGTCTTGGTGGGTGGAAATTGCCACTACTGAGCCTCGCTGTATCTACTATTTTGGTCCCTTTCACAACTCCGCTGAAGCAGCAACTGCGTGCCCTGGCTATATTGAAGATATCCAAAGTGAAAAAGCTGGCGGGATCGAAGTCACCATCAAACGCTGCAAGCCAAGCGTGTTGACGATGTGTGAGGAAGAAGTCAACTAA
- a CDS encoding PAS domain S-box protein, producing MKNEINVNLFAQQIQQINWRLAELYKGATIAPPKEPELLPVAFKELGIASETLQVALEELRQQNEELVAARQALEAERHRYQDLFELAPQGYLVTDAEGTIREANRAAAKLLNVSPEFLVGKPFVIFIPQEERRIFRNELTRLHEQQRVYEWTVRLQPRKGEIFDAGITVATTHNNGEGKAVTLRWLIRDITERKRVEKALEKNNYDLKQDRPVQAYSKGEIIPLDPQNLWLVCRGLVKLSTMSDNCEEVLVGLVGPSMPFGSCLTALSTYQATAVSDVQIVNISLSEITASPHLAQTILPKINLRLRQTESLLAISGQRRLQDRLQNLLLLLKQEVGEPVPQGTRLSVRLTHQDLANACCVTRVTITRLLGKLQQEGKISFDSKYHIILKEGSF from the coding sequence ATGAAAAATGAAATAAATGTGAACTTATTTGCCCAACAAATTCAGCAAATTAACTGGCGATTAGCTGAGCTGTACAAAGGGGCAACCATCGCTCCGCCTAAAGAGCCAGAGCTACTGCCAGTCGCCTTCAAGGAGTTGGGCATCGCCTCGGAAACGCTACAAGTGGCGCTAGAGGAACTACGCCAGCAGAATGAGGAACTTGTAGCCGCACGACAGGCGTTGGAAGCCGAACGCCACCGCTACCAGGATCTGTTCGAGTTAGCACCGCAAGGCTACCTGGTGACGGATGCAGAAGGGACAATCCGAGAAGCCAACCGCGCTGCTGCTAAACTGCTCAACGTGTCGCCAGAGTTTTTAGTGGGCAAACCGTTTGTCATCTTCATTCCTCAAGAAGAACGTCGAATCTTTCGTAACGAACTGACTCGGCTGCATGAGCAGCAACGAGTATATGAGTGGACAGTACGCCTACAGCCCCGTAAAGGTGAGATTTTTGACGCGGGGATAACAGTCGCCACTACTCATAATAATGGGGAAGGCAAAGCCGTCACATTGCGTTGGCTGATTCGCGATATCACTGAGCGCAAGCGGGTAGAGAAGGCGCTAGAAAAAAATAACTACGACCTCAAGCAAGATCGCCCTGTACAGGCTTACTCCAAAGGAGAAATCATTCCCCTCGACCCTCAAAACCTGTGGTTAGTGTGTCGGGGTTTGGTGAAGCTGAGTACGATGAGTGACAATTGTGAAGAGGTGCTGGTAGGGTTAGTCGGTCCTTCGATGCCTTTTGGCTCTTGTTTAACCGCCCTGTCAACCTATCAAGCAACTGCCGTCTCGGACGTGCAGATAGTTAACATTTCCCTCTCAGAGATAACAGCCTCCCCTCATCTTGCCCAGACTATTTTACCGAAAATTAATTTGCGGTTGCGGCAGACAGAATCGCTTTTGGCGATTTCTGGTCAGCGACGATTGCAAGACCGCTTGCAGAATCTATTGTTGCTGCTGAAACAGGAAGTTGGCGAACCTGTGCCGCAGGGAACTCGTTTGAGCGTTCGTCTCACCCATCAAGACCTTGCCAATGCCTGCTGCGTCACCAGAGTGACAATTACCCGTTTGTTAGGGAAGTTACAGCAAGAAGGAAAGATTTCCTTTGACTCCAAGTACCACATTATCCTCAAAGAAGGGAGCTTCTAG
- a CDS encoding quinone-dependent dihydroorotate dehydrogenase → MDIYQLAIRPALFSGLKADPEWLHQQTLHLFSALAGSPSHPPKSWIVAQLQQSYAKRDVRLEQTLWKLKFPNPVGLAAGFDKDGVAAGIWPSLGFGFAELGTVTLHAQPGNPRPRLFRLPMDKAALNRMGFNNQGAAAMAQRLESWSGKLKAENSNLQPSTFNIPLGINLGKSKITPLEAAAADYLGSFRLLKDLGDYFVVNVSSPNTPGLRSLQSSDQLSLILDALQQENQGQKPLLVKIAPDLEWEAIASVIELAKNYQLAGIIATNTTIRRDHLKTQILSPTGKPVSEEAGGISGAPLRERSTEVIRFIFTQTQGQLPIIGVGGIFTAQDAWEKIAAGASLIQVYTGWIYEGPWMVRRILEGLLQKLQEHSLASLSDAVGIDSLQT, encoded by the coding sequence ATGGATATCTATCAACTCGCAATTCGTCCGGCATTATTTTCCGGATTGAAAGCCGATCCAGAATGGCTGCATCAACAAACGCTCCATCTGTTCAGCGCTCTTGCCGGTTCGCCTTCTCATCCCCCCAAAAGCTGGATTGTTGCACAATTACAGCAATCTTACGCCAAGAGAGATGTTCGCTTAGAACAAACTTTGTGGAAGCTAAAGTTCCCCAATCCAGTGGGTCTAGCCGCTGGATTTGATAAGGATGGCGTCGCGGCTGGGATTTGGCCCAGTCTCGGCTTCGGCTTTGCGGAACTCGGCACCGTAACCTTACACGCGCAACCGGGAAATCCCCGTCCTCGCTTGTTTCGCTTGCCGATGGACAAAGCCGCCCTCAACCGGATGGGATTTAATAACCAAGGGGCCGCGGCAATGGCGCAAAGGTTGGAAAGCTGGAGTGGAAAGTTAAAAGCTGAAAATTCCAACCTTCAACCTTCAACCTTCAACATTCCCCTAGGAATTAATCTAGGTAAATCTAAGATAACGCCACTAGAGGCTGCGGCTGCTGACTATCTGGGTAGTTTTCGCCTTTTGAAGGATTTGGGAGATTACTTTGTCGTTAACGTTAGCTCACCCAATACACCAGGATTGCGAAGTCTCCAGTCCTCGGATCAGCTGAGTCTGATTCTAGATGCCCTGCAACAGGAAAATCAAGGACAAAAACCTCTACTGGTAAAGATTGCCCCAGATTTGGAGTGGGAAGCGATCGCTTCTGTGATTGAACTTGCTAAAAATTACCAACTGGCTGGGATCATCGCCACTAACACCACTATCCGGCGCGATCATCTAAAAACCCAGATACTTTCCCCAACTGGTAAACCCGTGAGTGAAGAAGCCGGTGGCATCAGCGGTGCCCCTTTAAGAGAACGTTCTACCGAAGTCATTCGCTTTATCTTCACGCAAACGCAAGGTCAACTGCCCATTATCGGCGTCGGCGGCATCTTCACTGCCCAAGATGCCTGGGAGAAAATCGCGGCGGGTGCTAGCCTGATCCAGGTTTACACTGGCTGGATTTATGAAGGTCCTTGGATGGTACGCCGCATTCTGGAGGGTCTGTTGCAAAAATTGCAGGAACACAGCTTAGCGTCCCTCTCTGACGCCGTTGGCATAGACAGTCTTCAGACTTGA